The Aerococcaceae bacterium DSM 111021 DNA segment AAGCAAACGAGTCCCTATGCAATTTGAAGGTGTAAATCATACGATTGTTGAATTGGCTCAAAGCATTACCCAAGAGCAAAAAGAAATGATGCACCAATTACAAAATCTTGAACCTTGTGAAATTGTAAATGTGTCTTATGAACACGAACATGATTTTATGAAAGATGAGGGAGAGCTGACACACTTAATTGGTGTGGTAACGACGGAGGAAAATGTGAGTGAACTTCTAGATGTTATTGATGTTCCGGCTTATACTTGGGCAGTATTTCCAAATCAAGGTCCATTCCCAGAAACGTTACAAGAGACTTATGCAAAAACTTATTCAGAATGGTTGCCTGTTTCTGATTATGAAGTAATACAAGCACCAGGTTTTTCGTTTACAAGAATGAATGAGGAAAAAGAAAATTATGCGTATAGTGAAGTATGGATGCCTGTGCGAAAGAAAACGCAGTAGAAAAGATTTAAAGCAGACCTCAAAGTATGTATCAAAACTTTGGAGGTCTCTTTTTATTGGGCTTATTCTTTTACTCATAGGATTAATTGACTACAAATCAAAAGATATATAAATTATACAGTTGATTGTTAATTAGGATTTACAGTATAATGAAAGTTAGTAGGAACATTAATTGATAATATATATAAGAAATGATATTATGAGTAATGGATATTTTATGGAGGAGGTAAGACCTTTGTATCAAGTTTTACT contains these protein-coding regions:
- a CDS encoding AraC family transcriptional regulator, whose amino-acid sequence is MLKELNQVVDYIEDHLTEELTLEEISKYAGVSDYHFRKIFYYLSGFSLSEYIRNRKLSEANKDLLNKERVTDVAFKYGYESMDGFTRAFKSWSGFLPSEVLKTGVNKSFPKLSFFIDVKGGESMDYKIVEMPAFKFAGVSKRVPMQFEGVNHTIVELAQSITQEQKEMMHQLQNLEPCEIVNVSYEHEHDFMKDEGELTHLIGVVTTEENVSELLDVIDVPAYTWAVFPNQGPFPETLQETYAKTYSEWLPVSDYEVIQAPGFSFTRMNEEKENYAYSEVWMPVRKKTQ